One region of Vibrio pelagius genomic DNA includes:
- a CDS encoding DUF2850 domain-containing protein, which translates to MVMQAPVSKNKIDDITKSLISDSDKRKNANFKHKLVERSLMVLALVGTIAVVILYQGVFARMQAASTPKSMIYGTWVEQNVAHYAADEFVLNDRGVTVAGSVIATDFSFDGNYFKYRSAGKTYRFKMVNSDYTEMKLDSDAHYNPVFRLKGYNDHSVR; encoded by the coding sequence ATGGTTATGCAAGCCCCAGTAAGTAAAAACAAAATTGATGACATTACGAAGAGCTTAATTAGCGATTCGGATAAGAGAAAAAACGCTAACTTTAAACATAAGTTGGTCGAACGTAGCTTAATGGTGCTAGCTTTAGTGGGTACGATCGCAGTGGTGATCTTGTATCAAGGGGTCTTTGCTCGTATGCAGGCCGCATCGACACCTAAAAGTATGATTTACGGCACATGGGTGGAGCAGAATGTTGCGCATTACGCAGCCGATGAGTTTGTGCTGAATGATAGAGGCGTGACGGTCGCTGGTTCTGTGATTGCGACTGATTTTAGCTTTGATGGCAACTATTTTAAGTATCGCTCTGCAGGAAAGACCTATCGTTTCAAAATGGTTAACTCGGATTATACCGAGATGAAGCTCGACTCCGATGCACACTACAACCCTGTCTTTCGTTTAAAGGGCTATAACGACCATTCAGTTCGTTAG
- the csdE gene encoding cysteine desulfurase sulfur acceptor subunit CsdE has protein sequence MHSFPDSPFGSTITSDDIVEKMATFRGWEDRYRQVIQWGKKLPQMPDELKSEQVTVAGCESQVWLVAQQDGDVWHFCADSDARIVRGLIALVMAAFDGKTSQQIQAFDIDDYFAKLGLIDHLSPSRGNGLKAIVEQIKQLAC, from the coding sequence ATGCATTCATTCCCTGACTCTCCTTTTGGTTCCACAATTACCAGTGATGACATTGTCGAGAAAATGGCAACGTTTCGTGGCTGGGAAGATCGCTATCGCCAAGTGATTCAGTGGGGGAAAAAGCTTCCTCAAATGCCTGATGAATTGAAAAGCGAGCAAGTGACTGTGGCTGGCTGCGAGAGCCAAGTGTGGTTGGTGGCTCAGCAAGACGGGGATGTTTGGCATTTCTGTGCTGATTCTGATGCGCGTATTGTGCGCGGATTGATTGCCCTGGTAATGGCCGCTTTTGATGGCAAAACGTCACAGCAGATCCAAGCATTCGATATCGATGACTATTTTGCAAAGCTTGGTTTGATTGATCACCTTAGCCCTTCTCGTGGCAATGGCCTAAAAGCGATTGTTGAGCAGATAAAGCAGCTTGCTTGCTAG
- the panE gene encoding 2-dehydropantoate 2-reductase produces the protein MNITVAGPGAVGSLWAIKLHQAGHNVSVWSRSTQTDYLISLDEQAKVRFDNNNKTKLADSDLILITVKAWQVESAIQPLIPHIHEDAILLFMHNGMGAVDNIASQVEPFPVVLATTTQAAYKSSPNQVHHTGHGNTQLGGYNSNGSQCHFLVDVLNHALPDVVWNDNIHQALWNKLAVNCAINPLTGLEQIKNGQLSEEKYQAVVNEIIAEVVEIMVAENLPTSIESLSSIVQQVIQATAANNSSMKQDMFYQRKTEIDFITGHLLNTARKHGIATPVNQALFDRVKQQEALRCK, from the coding sequence GTGAATATTACTGTTGCCGGCCCTGGAGCCGTTGGCTCGCTGTGGGCAATTAAACTTCATCAAGCTGGTCATAACGTATCAGTCTGGAGCCGCTCCACTCAAACCGACTACCTAATATCACTCGACGAACAAGCAAAAGTTCGATTCGACAACAATAATAAAACCAAGCTTGCCGATAGTGATCTTATCTTAATTACAGTAAAAGCTTGGCAAGTGGAATCAGCGATCCAACCGCTTATTCCTCATATACATGAAGACGCGATTCTTCTTTTCATGCATAACGGCATGGGCGCAGTAGATAACATCGCTTCACAAGTTGAACCGTTTCCGGTTGTTCTTGCTACTACAACTCAAGCTGCTTATAAAAGCTCGCCAAATCAGGTTCATCACACGGGACACGGCAATACCCAACTTGGTGGCTACAACAGCAACGGCAGCCAGTGTCATTTCTTAGTGGATGTGCTTAATCATGCCCTTCCCGACGTTGTTTGGAACGACAATATCCATCAAGCACTGTGGAATAAGCTTGCTGTAAATTGCGCGATTAACCCTTTAACTGGTCTTGAACAGATTAAAAATGGTCAACTTTCTGAAGAGAAGTATCAAGCCGTAGTCAATGAGATCATTGCCGAAGTCGTTGAAATTATGGTTGCAGAGAATCTACCAACCTCTATCGAGTCGCTCAGTTCAATCGTTCAGCAAGTTATCCAGGCTACTGCAGCCAACAACTCATCGATGAAGCAAGATATGTTCTATCAGCGAAAAACCGAGATCGACTTCATTACGGGTCACTTACTTAATACCGCTCGCAAACACGGTATCGCAACGCCAGTCAATCAAGCACTTTTTGACCGAGTAAAACAGCAAGAAGCGCTGCGGTGTAAATAG
- the tcdA gene encoding tRNA cyclic N6-threonylcarbamoyladenosine(37) synthase TcdA — MRELTTPASENYDQRFGGTRRLYGNSEVEILRAAHVCVVGIGGVGSWAVEALARTGVGELTLIDMDDVCVTNINRQIHAMTGTVGQSKIEVMAERVKLINPECKVNLIDDFIGPDNQAEYITKEFDYVLDAIDSMKAKASLLAYCRSNKIKVITTGGAGGQVDPTQIQVADLTKTIQDPLAKKLKDTLRRHHNFPKNPARKFGIECVFSTEQLKYPQADGSVCAAKATAEGPKRMDCATGFGAATVVTATFGFVAVSRIVEKLIQKYKK, encoded by the coding sequence ATGCGTGAATTGACCACACCAGCTTCTGAAAATTATGACCAACGATTCGGCGGGACTCGCCGTCTGTATGGCAATAGTGAAGTTGAAATATTAAGAGCAGCACACGTTTGTGTGGTTGGTATCGGTGGTGTTGGTTCATGGGCTGTTGAGGCTTTGGCTCGTACTGGTGTTGGTGAACTGACCTTGATCGATATGGATGATGTGTGTGTGACAAACATTAACCGTCAGATCCATGCAATGACTGGTACAGTTGGTCAAAGCAAGATTGAGGTGATGGCTGAGCGCGTTAAGTTGATCAATCCTGAGTGTAAAGTGAATCTGATTGATGACTTTATTGGTCCAGACAATCAAGCTGAATACATTACCAAAGAGTTCGATTACGTTTTGGATGCGATCGATAGCATGAAAGCAAAAGCATCTCTGCTGGCGTACTGTCGAAGCAATAAAATTAAGGTGATCACCACCGGTGGTGCTGGTGGTCAAGTTGACCCGACTCAGATTCAAGTTGCTGATTTAACCAAGACAATTCAAGATCCGCTCGCTAAGAAATTGAAAGATACGTTGCGTCGTCACCATAACTTCCCGAAAAATCCAGCGCGTAAGTTTGGTATTGAGTGTGTGTTCTCAACCGAACAGCTGAAATACCCACAAGCTGATGGCAGTGTATGTGCAGCTAAAGCGACGGCAGAAGGGCCTAAACGTATGGACTGTGCGACGGGTTTTGGCGCAGCGACTGTGGTAACCGCAACCTTTGGCTTTGTCGCTGTATCGCGCATTGTTGAAAAGTTGATTCAGAAGTATAAGAAGTAG
- a CDS encoding peptidylprolyl isomerase, producing the protein MGRILTSITLAMLSASVWAGPKVAVETTLGNFTIELNEEQAPISSENFLKYVEDGSYVGSQFHRVIPGFMAQGGGFDEEMNRLPTYAPIKNEGNNGLQNKTATIAMARTNAPHSATRQFFINYSDNTFLNAGAGNPGYAVFGEVTEGFDVVQKMATIPTKRVGRMSDIPVDPIVITAVKVIK; encoded by the coding sequence ATGGGTCGTATTCTAACTTCTATTACTCTAGCAATGCTAAGCGCGAGCGTTTGGGCTGGCCCCAAAGTGGCGGTTGAGACTACGTTAGGTAATTTCACGATCGAACTTAATGAAGAGCAAGCACCAATCAGCTCGGAAAACTTTCTAAAGTACGTAGAAGATGGCAGCTATGTTGGCAGCCAATTCCACCGAGTGATCCCAGGTTTTATGGCTCAAGGTGGTGGCTTTGATGAAGAGATGAACCGTCTACCGACTTATGCGCCAATCAAAAATGAAGGCAACAACGGTCTACAGAACAAAACCGCGACGATTGCGATGGCACGTACCAACGCGCCACACTCTGCAACTCGCCAGTTCTTCATTAACTACTCTGACAACACCTTCCTAAATGCTGGTGCTGGTAATCCAGGCTATGCGGTATTCGGTGAAGTGACAGAAGGCTTCGATGTCGTTCAGAAAATGGCGACCATCCCAACTAAGCGCGTGGGTCGTATGTCTGACATCCCAGTAGACCCAATCGTGATTACAGCCGTCAAAGTTATCAAATAA
- the mltA gene encoding murein transglycosylase A, with translation MILVIKKWLPLVSASVLFGCAQPTDRAQQYLDDEFPRTLNKVEQIETNSPRDYTAFYEQAAMVVSKSPSMAKIYQPLYQQLNEWALQSGDPKQLSNYGVEAAQLGGGDKQGNVLFTGYFSPVMELRHEPNEEYRYPVYALPNCGQECPTRAEIYDGALDGLGLELGYAANRIDPFMMEVQGSGFVHFGDDDTLKYFAYAGKNNKAYVSIGRVLIERGLVPREKMSLKAIKEWVMENDPEVVKELLEQNPSFVFFQANEDLSVMGSAGIPLLPMAAVAGDRSILPMGTPILAEVPLLNADGTWSGVHQLRLLLVLDTGGAVKQNHLDLYHGMGPRAGTEAGHYKHFGRVWKLGLDGSATEAPWALPPEKIE, from the coding sequence ATGATTCTTGTGATTAAAAAATGGCTCCCTCTGGTTTCGGCCTCAGTACTATTCGGTTGTGCGCAACCGACAGACCGCGCTCAACAGTATCTTGATGATGAATTTCCTCGTACCTTAAATAAGGTTGAGCAGATCGAAACCAACTCCCCTAGAGACTACACGGCTTTTTATGAACAAGCTGCAATGGTGGTCTCTAAGTCTCCCTCTATGGCAAAAATCTATCAGCCACTTTATCAACAGTTGAATGAGTGGGCTCTGCAAAGTGGTGACCCTAAACAATTGTCCAATTACGGTGTTGAGGCTGCACAATTGGGTGGTGGAGACAAGCAGGGTAATGTTCTATTTACTGGCTATTTCTCACCTGTGATGGAGCTGCGCCATGAGCCAAATGAGGAGTATCGTTACCCTGTCTACGCATTACCAAATTGTGGTCAGGAGTGCCCAACGCGAGCTGAAATCTACGACGGTGCATTAGACGGACTAGGGTTAGAGCTTGGTTATGCCGCAAATCGTATCGATCCATTCATGATGGAAGTGCAGGGCAGTGGGTTTGTACACTTTGGTGATGATGACACCCTTAAGTATTTTGCCTATGCCGGTAAAAACAACAAAGCGTATGTCAGTATTGGACGTGTATTGATTGAACGAGGGTTGGTGCCTCGTGAAAAAATGTCTCTTAAAGCCATTAAAGAGTGGGTGATGGAAAATGATCCAGAAGTCGTGAAAGAGCTTCTAGAACAGAACCCTTCTTTTGTTTTCTTCCAAGCAAATGAAGATTTGTCGGTAATGGGCAGCGCAGGTATTCCACTACTACCGATGGCGGCTGTTGCGGGTGACCGATCTATCTTGCCTATGGGGACACCGATTTTAGCGGAAGTGCCACTGCTAAATGCTGACGGCACTTGGAGTGGGGTGCATCAGCTTCGTTTATTGTTGGTACTGGATACTGGCGGTGCGGTGAAGCAAAATCATCTCGATCTTTATCACGGTATGGGGCCAAGAGCTGGCACAGAAGCGGGACACTACAAGCACTTTGGCCGAGTTTGGAAGCTTGGGTTAGACGGCAGTGCGACCGAAGCACCCTGGGCGTTGCCACCTGAAAAGATTGAGTAA
- a CDS encoding YajG family lipoprotein, with protein sequence MKKLILAASIMALTACSAPQQEQINLAPEASLSNSNLVQGKTYTLSSKDVRAAQYVALVDSGRSNIQPIHAKQNMRISLENVLAQQLESQGFRASVNSENSVVLEIQEALVTVKHTIMENQMDGKVTLEVTAETPAGKLVKTFNGTAVRTGALSASNEDIALVLNDVINLVLTEIANDQELQTYMKEHF encoded by the coding sequence ATGAAAAAACTGATTTTAGCAGCTTCTATTATGGCTTTGACGGCGTGTTCTGCGCCTCAACAAGAGCAGATCAACCTAGCTCCAGAAGCTTCTCTCAGTAATAGCAACCTAGTACAAGGCAAAACGTACACTCTAAGCAGTAAAGATGTACGTGCGGCACAATACGTCGCACTCGTGGATAGCGGCCGTTCCAACATTCAACCTATTCATGCTAAGCAGAACATGCGCATCTCTTTAGAGAACGTATTAGCTCAACAGCTTGAATCTCAAGGCTTCCGAGCGAGCGTTAATAGCGAAAACTCTGTTGTTCTTGAAATCCAAGAAGCCTTAGTGACGGTTAAGCACACCATCATGGAAAACCAAATGGATGGTAAGGTAACGCTGGAAGTAACAGCTGAAACTCCGGCAGGCAAACTGGTCAAGACCTTTAATGGTACAGCAGTTCGCACAGGAGCATTGAGTGCTTCAAACGAAGATATTGCTCTGGTGCTAAACGACGTTATCAATCTAGTTCTGACTGAAATCGCCAACGACCAAGAACTTCAAACTTACATGAAGGAGCATTTCTAA
- a CDS encoding AmpG family muropeptide MFS transporter: MSSGSSSLSWMQTFRSYLDKRLLWVFMLGCSSGFPWVLIGSNMSGWLKDAGLTRAAIGYFGSVFAVYAINFLWAPLVDRVKLPVLHAILGQRRSWIFFCQSIVLIATLFIAGVNPANDLMFTSMLALGIAIASATQDIAIDAFRIDTFPKSEASKLPQASAMAVVGWWTGYSLPGYLAFINADAIGWNGVYYGMAGVVVVLMLFTLLVGEPKTEREQLQEQAQQRHNKVIDSKIVAWFSVTVIEPFYDFFKRNGVQVAITLLLFVFLFKIGEAFLGRMSITFYKEIGFSNEQIGHYSKLIGWGATIFFTLLGSIFNVKFGIVRGLMIGGIAMAGSNLMFAWIAKAGPSETLFLATIIVDNFTTAFSTVAFVSFLTLLTGQAFSATQYALLASLGNFGRTTLASFSGELVDYLNDWSLFFIITALMVIPSLLMLYSLRHFFARLLEEARQQK, encoded by the coding sequence ATGTCTTCAGGCTCTTCCTCACTTTCATGGATGCAAACTTTCCGTAGCTATTTAGATAAGCGACTACTCTGGGTGTTTATGCTCGGTTGTTCCAGCGGTTTTCCCTGGGTATTAATTGGCTCCAACATGTCAGGCTGGCTGAAAGATGCCGGATTAACCCGTGCTGCGATTGGTTATTTCGGTAGTGTATTTGCCGTTTACGCGATCAATTTTTTATGGGCGCCATTAGTGGACCGCGTTAAACTGCCTGTGCTTCATGCAATACTTGGCCAACGTCGTAGCTGGATATTTTTCTGTCAATCCATCGTATTGATTGCCACCCTTTTTATCGCAGGTGTCAATCCAGCCAACGACCTGATGTTTACCTCGATGTTGGCTCTAGGTATTGCGATTGCCTCTGCAACTCAAGATATTGCCATCGATGCGTTTCGTATCGATACCTTCCCTAAATCTGAAGCATCAAAACTACCACAAGCTTCTGCAATGGCAGTGGTCGGTTGGTGGACAGGTTACTCCTTGCCGGGCTATCTCGCATTCATTAACGCTGACGCAATTGGATGGAATGGCGTCTACTACGGTATGGCTGGTGTGGTGGTGGTCTTAATGTTGTTCACATTACTGGTTGGGGAGCCAAAAACAGAACGTGAACAGTTACAAGAGCAAGCTCAACAACGTCACAATAAAGTGATCGATTCTAAGATCGTCGCTTGGTTTAGCGTAACTGTGATTGAACCTTTTTATGACTTCTTCAAGCGCAATGGCGTACAAGTGGCAATCACTCTACTGTTGTTTGTGTTCTTGTTTAAGATTGGCGAAGCCTTTTTGGGCCGTATGTCTATCACCTTCTACAAAGAGATAGGCTTTAGTAACGAACAGATCGGTCACTACTCGAAACTGATTGGCTGGGGCGCGACAATATTCTTCACTCTGTTAGGCAGTATCTTCAACGTGAAGTTTGGTATCGTGCGAGGGTTAATGATCGGTGGTATTGCGATGGCGGGCAGTAACCTGATGTTCGCATGGATTGCTAAAGCAGGGCCAAGCGAAACCTTGTTCCTCGCGACTATAATTGTCGATAACTTTACAACCGCTTTCTCTACGGTAGCGTTTGTGTCGTTTTTAACCTTGTTAACTGGGCAGGCATTCTCGGCTACGCAATACGCACTCCTTGCTTCTCTGGGGAACTTTGGACGCACAACGTTGGCCTCCTTTAGTGGAGAACTTGTCGACTACCTTAATGATTGGTCGCTGTTCTTTATTATTACCGCACTCATGGTGATACCTAGCCTATTAATGCTCTACTCCCTTCGACACTTCTTCGCTCGCTTGCTTGAAGAAGCACGGCAACAGAAATAG
- a CDS encoding outer membrane protein OmpK — protein sequence MRKSLLTLGLLAATSAPVMAADYSDGDIHKNDYKWLQFNLMGAFDELPGESSHDYLEMEFGGRSGIFDLYGYVDVFNLTSNPGSDKDGAEKIFMKFAPRMSLDGLTGKDLSFGPVQELYVATLVEWGGGGATNCTPDQSTCVPSETTNTQKIGLGSDVMVPWFGKVGLNLYGTYDSNKKDWNGYQVSANWFKPFYFFENGSFISYQGYIDYQFGMDDDNKALNTSNGGAMFNGIYWHSDRFAVGYGLKGYKDVYGLKDDGLAGKTTGFGHYVAVTYKF from the coding sequence ATGCGTAAATCACTTCTGACTCTTGGTCTTCTAGCAGCTACTTCTGCTCCAGTAATGGCAGCAGATTACTCTGACGGCGATATCCACAAAAACGATTACAAGTGGCTTCAATTTAACCTAATGGGTGCTTTCGATGAGCTTCCTGGTGAATCATCTCATGACTACCTAGAGATGGAATTTGGTGGTCGTTCAGGAATCTTTGATTTATACGGCTACGTTGATGTATTCAACCTAACTTCAAATCCTGGTAGTGATAAAGATGGTGCAGAAAAAATCTTTATGAAGTTTGCACCTCGTATGTCTCTTGACGGACTAACAGGTAAAGACCTTTCTTTCGGTCCAGTTCAAGAACTATATGTTGCGACTCTGGTTGAGTGGGGCGGCGGCGGTGCGACAAACTGCACCCCAGACCAATCAACTTGTGTTCCAAGTGAAACAACTAACACACAAAAAATCGGTCTAGGTTCTGACGTAATGGTTCCTTGGTTTGGCAAAGTTGGCTTAAACCTATACGGCACATACGACTCAAACAAGAAAGACTGGAACGGTTACCAAGTGTCGGCTAACTGGTTCAAACCATTCTACTTCTTCGAGAACGGTTCATTCATCTCTTACCAAGGTTACATCGACTACCAATTTGGTATGGATGATGACAACAAAGCACTAAACACTTCAAATGGTGGTGCTATGTTCAACGGTATCTACTGGCACTCAGATCGTTTCGCTGTTGGTTACGGCCTTAAAGGTTACAAAGACGTTTACGGTCTTAAAGACGACGGTCTAGCTGGCAAAACGACTGGCTTCGGTCACTATGTAGCAGTAACTTACAAGTTCTAA
- the csdA gene encoding cysteine desulfurase CsdA, which yields MLDIQHIRKQFPALTQQVNQQPLIYLDSAATTQKPQVVIDAISEYYSKQNANVHRGSHSLTAKATSQFEAARDNVAQFIGAASSKEIIWTRGATEALNLIAQTYARSSLKPGDEILVSELEHHANIVPWQIVAEQTGAKVIKIPMTKTCQFDMAAFDSLLNDKTKIIALAQVTNVTGTRQPIEQVIEKAHSVGAIVVVDGAQGVVHETVNVTELNADFYVFSGHKLYAPAGIGVLYGKLELLESMPPWHGGGKMVERVSFEGTTYSALPGKFEAGTPNVAGAIALDSAIQWLSQFEQQQVETHIHQLVDMTYQALSKLDDIEVIGYQPNSSVVTFTMDGVHHQDIATLLDQQGIAVRAGHHCAHPLMDALGIKGTVRISFGIYNDIEDVERLIAAIEKAVDML from the coding sequence ATGCTAGACATCCAACACATTCGCAAGCAATTTCCTGCGCTCACCCAACAGGTTAATCAACAGCCTCTGATCTACTTAGACAGCGCTGCGACAACCCAGAAACCTCAAGTGGTGATCGATGCGATTAGTGAGTATTACTCTAAGCAAAATGCCAATGTCCACCGGGGAAGTCATAGTCTTACAGCCAAAGCGACCAGTCAATTTGAAGCTGCGAGGGATAATGTCGCTCAGTTTATTGGCGCTGCTTCAAGCAAAGAGATCATCTGGACTCGCGGTGCAACTGAAGCGCTGAACTTAATTGCCCAAACCTATGCTCGAAGCTCTTTAAAGCCGGGGGATGAGATTCTGGTCAGTGAACTTGAGCACCACGCTAATATTGTGCCGTGGCAAATCGTCGCCGAGCAAACCGGTGCTAAAGTGATTAAGATACCAATGACCAAAACATGCCAATTCGATATGGCTGCTTTTGATTCTCTGTTAAATGACAAAACTAAAATCATCGCTCTGGCGCAAGTCACCAATGTCACGGGGACACGTCAACCTATTGAACAAGTCATAGAAAAAGCACACTCTGTCGGTGCGATCGTGGTTGTCGATGGTGCACAAGGGGTTGTTCATGAGACTGTCAATGTGACTGAGCTGAACGCTGATTTCTACGTATTCTCAGGACACAAACTTTATGCACCAGCGGGGATCGGTGTGCTTTATGGCAAGCTAGAATTACTAGAGTCGATGCCACCTTGGCATGGCGGAGGGAAGATGGTCGAACGTGTTTCTTTTGAGGGAACGACCTACTCTGCACTGCCCGGTAAGTTTGAAGCAGGCACACCCAATGTGGCTGGTGCGATCGCGTTGGACTCGGCGATTCAATGGCTAAGCCAGTTCGAACAACAGCAAGTAGAAACGCACATTCATCAATTGGTCGATATGACCTACCAAGCCCTATCTAAATTGGATGACATCGAAGTCATTGGCTACCAACCTAACTCTAGCGTGGTCACATTTACTATGGATGGCGTGCATCATCAAGACATCGCGACGCTGCTCGATCAACAAGGCATTGCGGTTCGAGCCGGCCACCACTGTGCTCATCCATTGATGGATGCATTGGGGATCAAAGGCACGGTGCGAATTTCGTTTGGGATTTATAACGATATTGAAGATGTTGAAAGACTGATTGCTGCTATAGAGAAAGCGGTAGACATGCTTTAG
- the bolA gene encoding transcriptional regulator BolA yields MIQEVIETKLHNEFEPTHLNVVNESYMHNVPAGSESHFKVVVVSDAFEGLRLIARHRAVNQVLSEELANHIHALSIHTYTKEEWQKQFDSVPDSPMCMGGSKS; encoded by the coding sequence ATGATCCAAGAAGTCATTGAAACGAAACTGCATAATGAGTTTGAGCCAACACATCTCAATGTAGTAAATGAAAGCTACATGCACAATGTTCCAGCAGGTTCTGAAAGCCATTTTAAAGTGGTTGTGGTGAGTGATGCATTTGAAGGTCTGCGTTTGATTGCACGTCATCGAGCTGTCAATCAAGTGCTGTCTGAAGAGTTAGCGAATCACATCCATGCGCTCTCTATTCATACTTATACAAAAGAAGAATGGCAGAAGCAGTTTGACAGCGTGCCAGATAGTCCAATGTGTATGGGTGGCAGCAAGTCATAA
- a CDS encoding methyltransferase, translating to MKTELTLHDRTLTLHRFPKRSSETLQAWDAGDEYIINHVEEMALEPGKHILILNDHFGALSAWFSQDHDVTMMSDSFISHRGALKNLQRNQCNRVQFLTTMDDIPAGVDLVLMQLPKTNRHLVWQLSQLRQALPEGCQVIGVNKVKEIHTSTLNLFEKYLGETKTSLAKKKHRLVFSSPNCQPIHKVEPYVEWDVDGEDIRLKNLPNVYSGEALDQGARYMLEHIPQDPELRHIIDLGCGNGVLSVKAAQLNPQARITCVDESFMAVESAKQNIHHNIGDEGNFQFIANNCLDGFKKNSTYLVLCNPPFHQQQAITDHIAWQMFCDAKHVLSNGGKLIVIGNRHLGYDVKLARLFGKANVETLELNQKFEILQATREPANFNK from the coding sequence ATGAAAACCGAACTTACCCTACACGACAGAACCCTGACTCTACATCGTTTCCCTAAACGTTCTAGTGAAACCCTGCAGGCGTGGGATGCTGGTGATGAATACATTATCAATCATGTCGAAGAGATGGCTCTAGAACCTGGAAAACACATCCTGATTCTCAATGATCACTTTGGTGCACTCTCCGCTTGGTTCTCACAAGATCACGACGTGACAATGATGAGCGACTCGTTTATTTCTCATCGAGGCGCACTCAAAAACCTGCAACGTAACCAATGTAATCGCGTTCAGTTTCTCACTACCATGGACGATATCCCAGCTGGTGTTGATCTGGTATTGATGCAGCTACCAAAAACCAATCGCCATTTAGTGTGGCAACTAAGTCAATTGCGTCAGGCTCTTCCTGAAGGATGCCAAGTGATTGGTGTCAATAAAGTAAAAGAGATTCACACCTCTACCCTCAACCTATTTGAAAAGTACCTCGGTGAAACCAAAACCTCTTTAGCGAAGAAAAAACACCGCTTGGTATTCTCGTCACCAAACTGTCAGCCTATTCACAAGGTTGAACCGTACGTTGAGTGGGACGTTGATGGTGAAGATATCCGCCTGAAAAATTTACCGAATGTTTACTCAGGGGAAGCACTCGATCAGGGCGCTCGCTATATGCTTGAGCACATCCCGCAAGATCCGGAGCTTCGTCATATCATCGACCTAGGTTGTGGCAACGGAGTATTAAGTGTTAAAGCGGCGCAACTGAACCCACAGGCTCGCATTACCTGTGTTGATGAGAGCTTTATGGCGGTGGAATCGGCCAAACAGAACATTCATCACAACATCGGGGACGAGGGCAATTTCCAGTTCATTGCCAATAACTGTTTAGATGGGTTCAAGAAGAACAGCACCTACTTAGTTCTGTGTAATCCTCCTTTTCATCAACAACAAGCGATCACCGACCATATTGCATGGCAGATGTTTTGTGATGCAAAGCATGTTCTTAGTAACGGGGGCAAATTAATTGTTATTGGCAACCGACACCTCGGATACGATGTAAAGTTAGCGAGATTATTTGGCAAGGCGAACGTCGAAACGCTTGAATTGAACCAAAAATTTGAGATATTACAAGCAACAAGAGAGCCCGCTAACTTTAATAAGTAG